A part of Synechococcus sp. KORDI-49 genomic DNA contains:
- a CDS encoding DUF4335 domain-containing protein: MQKNAYRYEQTAARLLVEGYPDLSSGQPVDAIGILSGWRMQLVAAPELQGTREHLEALMAVVMPYARHLLSGVGRSFASDGDVVTIEPAGAQHQLLLRSSQDGIEPLRLMLDDAELSDLVRCLDRLRLDQRVQLSWQLAENRPLPRQELVEKIPLQRRLSAPVLGGLALASSVAAALVLPLPPLQEKPTTAPVQPSEQPAAEAER, from the coding sequence ATGCAGAAGAACGCTTACCGCTACGAACAGACCGCTGCGCGACTGCTGGTGGAGGGCTACCCGGATCTGTCTTCAGGGCAACCCGTGGATGCCATCGGGATCCTCTCCGGATGGCGGATGCAGCTGGTGGCAGCCCCGGAACTCCAGGGAACCCGCGAACACCTGGAAGCACTGATGGCCGTGGTGATGCCCTACGCCCGCCACCTGCTCTCCGGCGTGGGGCGGTCCTTCGCCTCCGATGGTGACGTCGTGACCATTGAACCGGCAGGGGCCCAGCATCAGCTGCTGCTGCGCAGCAGTCAGGACGGCATCGAGCCGCTGCGGCTGATGCTCGATGACGCCGAGCTCTCGGATCTCGTGCGCTGCCTGGACCGGCTTCGACTCGATCAGCGGGTCCAGCTGAGCTGGCAGCTGGCCGAGAACAGGCCGTTGCCGCGTCAGGAGCTGGTGGAGAAGATTCCTCTGCAGCGCCGCCTGAGTGCCCCCGTGCTCGGCGGTCTCGCCCTGGCCTCCAGCGTCGCGGCAGCGCTCGTGCTGCCTCTCCCGCCGCTGCAGGAGAAGCCGACCACAGCACCGGTGCAACCATCCGAACAACCGGCCGCGGAAGCAGAGCGTTGA
- a CDS encoding EF-hand domain-containing protein, translating into MPAPLTSGALALALSILSTASSAIAQSNGQPMQVYSTRMQALFVRLDANRDGRLDPGELQGRRALERRLRRTKGRTYLLIEDLSVPAAQPSGQRLKRRFHKADLNGDKSLSRVEAAAIPWIGRHFDRLDGDRDGGVTLAELWNLQRSLAPRQRRP; encoded by the coding sequence ATGCCTGCTCCCTTGACTTCCGGGGCCCTTGCACTGGCCCTGTCCATCCTTTCGACGGCATCGTCCGCCATAGCCCAGTCCAACGGACAGCCGATGCAGGTGTACAGCACCCGGATGCAGGCTCTGTTCGTGAGGCTCGATGCGAACCGCGACGGGCGCCTTGATCCGGGGGAGCTCCAGGGCCGTCGGGCTCTCGAGCGGCGTCTGCGTCGCACGAAAGGTCGCACTTATCTGTTGATCGAAGATCTGAGCGTTCCCGCTGCCCAGCCGAGCGGCCAGCGGCTGAAGCGTCGCTTCCACAAGGCCGATCTCAACGGTGACAAGTCGCTCAGCCGAGTGGAGGCCGCTGCGATTCCCTGGATCGGCCGTCATTTCGACCGACTGGACGGTGACCGTGACGGGGGTGTCACGCTCGCGGAACTCTGGAATCTGCAGCGCTCCCTGGCGCCCCGTCAGCGTCGACCCTGA
- a CDS encoding response regulator — protein MTRASMVWVVDDDPELRKMVGTYLIDQGYDVRCLCDVKQMEARLEFQRPDLVVLDLMLPGDDGLTALRRLRDAGDDLPVVMLTARGEAVDRIIGLEQGADDYLGKPFLPRELSARIEAVLRRRSTVPAGTPVAEGGQVSFGENVLDLSARTLLQNDQPVVITSGEFSLLAAFVQHPHRPLSRERLIELARGPGCETDSRSMDVQVSRVRKLVEPDPTRPRYLQTVWGYGYVFVPDGTPRSR, from the coding sequence ATGACCCGTGCATCGATGGTGTGGGTGGTCGATGACGATCCCGAGCTGCGCAAGATGGTCGGGACCTATCTGATCGATCAGGGCTACGACGTGCGCTGCCTCTGCGATGTGAAGCAGATGGAGGCCCGCCTGGAGTTCCAGCGTCCGGATCTTGTGGTGCTGGATCTGATGCTCCCCGGCGACGATGGGCTGACGGCTCTGCGCCGTCTGCGCGATGCCGGAGATGACCTGCCTGTGGTGATGCTCACCGCCCGGGGAGAGGCCGTGGATCGGATCATCGGCCTGGAACAGGGAGCGGATGACTACCTCGGGAAGCCATTTCTGCCGCGGGAGCTTTCCGCCCGCATCGAGGCGGTGCTGCGCCGCCGCAGCACCGTTCCGGCAGGAACCCCGGTGGCGGAAGGCGGCCAGGTGAGCTTCGGGGAGAACGTGCTCGATCTCTCGGCCCGCACACTGCTCCAGAACGATCAACCCGTTGTGATCACCAGCGGCGAGTTCAGTCTTCTGGCCGCATTCGTTCAGCATCCCCACCGCCCTCTGTCCCGGGAACGGTTGATCGAGCTGGCCCGCGGACCCGGTTGTGAGACCGACAGTCGCAGCATGGATGTGCAGGTGTCCAGGGTGCGCAAGCTGGTGGAGCCGGACCCGACACGACCTCGCTACCTGCAGACCGTATGGGGATACGGCTACGTCTTTGTGCCGGATGGCACGCCCCGCTCCCGCTGA